One genomic segment of Methylocystis rosea includes these proteins:
- a CDS encoding PepSY domain-containing protein has product MKNLGHYGVRCGVVSLALLCAWPAMAYTGEKLAKDAKVSIDQARAIALRAHPGKITDEELEREAGGSGLRYSFDIRNGHVTQEVGVDANTGRVLENAREGKNPD; this is encoded by the coding sequence ATGAAGAATCTCGGTCACTACGGCGTCCGCTGCGGAGTGGTGAGCCTGGCTCTCTTATGCGCTTGGCCGGCAATGGCTTACACCGGCGAAAAACTGGCCAAGGACGCAAAAGTAAGCATCGACCAGGCTCGCGCGATCGCTCTGAGAGCGCACCCGGGCAAGATTACGGATGAAGAACTGGAACGCGAGGCCGGCGGCAGCGGCCTTCGCTATTCATTCGATATCCGGAACGGCCATGTTACGCAGGAGGTCGGCGTCGACGCCAACACCGGGCGCGTTTTGGAAAATGCCCGAGAAGGCAAGAACCCGGACTGA
- a CDS encoding heavy metal translocating P-type ATPase: MAFVVGGFWFKGARGNRVESASKEPSHAGRRTFKVTALDCAEEVAVLRREVGPVVGGEEHLAFDVLNGRMIVLDTALPISPDTIINAVRRTGMTADEWRLEGREPSDASDRRRRQQVWFTSLSGLFVAAGFVIHIWLAGGFGEALRLLGGHDGKSMPLPEAAAYALAVIFGVRFVIVKAWYAALGLRPDMNLLMVIAVAGAVAIGEWFEAATVAFLFALSLTLESWSVARARHAISALLDLAPPTVRLLRSDGSEADAPAAEIRPGERFVVRAGERIALDGRVVMGVSAVNQAPITGESVPVEKEPGAEVFAGTINGDGALTVEATRTAEDTMLARIIRMVEEAHARRAPSEQWVEQFARVYTPSVMAFALVVFLGPPLAFGGAWDDWFYRALVLLVIACPCALVISTPVSIVAALASSARAGVLVKGGAYLELPARLKAIAMDKTGTITRGEPEVVRVVPFGTHTDAELLARAAALEARSTHPLARAILHKAQERMDVIAPATEVQALKGKGLTGMFDGEPFWLGSHRYVVERGQDTPQSAELAEALEGDGNTVIVVGNARHVCGLIAVADTIRPEAGEMVRQLHAAGILHIVMLTGDNRVTAEAIAREVGVDEVYAELLPEDKVKKIDELVGRYGVVAMVGDGVNDAPALARASLGIAMGAIGSDAAIETADVALMTDDISKLPWLVRHAKRTLAIIRQNIAFSLGVKALFMALTFAGLATLWGAIAADVGASLVVIANALRLLRPARVRDAGSRP, translated from the coding sequence ATGGCCTTCGTCGTCGGGGGCTTTTGGTTTAAAGGCGCGAGGGGCAACCGTGTAGAGTCAGCGAGCAAGGAACCCTCTCACGCCGGGCGGCGCACTTTCAAGGTCACAGCTTTGGATTGCGCCGAGGAGGTGGCGGTTCTGCGCCGGGAGGTAGGTCCGGTGGTCGGGGGAGAGGAACATCTCGCGTTCGATGTGTTGAACGGCCGCATGATTGTGCTGGACACCGCCCTGCCAATCTCGCCCGACACGATCATCAACGCCGTTCGCCGCACAGGCATGACCGCCGACGAGTGGCGTCTCGAAGGCCGGGAGCCCTCCGACGCCAGCGACCGGCGCCGCCGTCAGCAAGTCTGGTTCACGAGCCTCAGTGGATTGTTCGTAGCAGCCGGATTCGTCATTCACATATGGCTCGCCGGCGGTTTTGGCGAAGCGCTGAGGCTTCTGGGGGGCCATGACGGAAAGTCCATGCCATTGCCAGAAGCGGCTGCCTACGCGCTGGCGGTCATCTTCGGCGTGCGGTTCGTTATTGTCAAAGCGTGGTATGCGGCGCTTGGCTTGCGACCTGATATGAACCTCTTGATGGTGATCGCCGTGGCCGGCGCTGTCGCCATCGGCGAATGGTTTGAAGCGGCGACCGTGGCGTTCTTGTTCGCACTCTCGCTGACATTGGAAAGCTGGAGCGTCGCGCGGGCGCGCCACGCCATTTCCGCCCTTCTCGATCTTGCGCCGCCCACGGTCCGGCTCTTGCGTTCAGATGGATCGGAAGCGGACGCGCCAGCGGCGGAAATTCGGCCGGGCGAACGCTTCGTCGTTCGTGCCGGCGAACGTATTGCGCTCGACGGCCGTGTAGTGATGGGCGTCAGCGCCGTAAATCAGGCGCCGATCACTGGTGAAAGCGTGCCTGTGGAGAAGGAACCGGGCGCCGAAGTCTTTGCCGGCACGATAAATGGTGACGGCGCGCTAACGGTGGAAGCGACACGCACGGCCGAGGACACCATGCTCGCCCGCATTATCCGCATGGTGGAAGAGGCGCATGCTCGGCGCGCTCCCTCGGAGCAATGGGTGGAACAATTTGCCCGCGTTTACACGCCGTCGGTCATGGCGTTCGCGCTCGTCGTTTTTCTCGGGCCGCCGCTGGCGTTCGGGGGAGCATGGGATGATTGGTTCTATCGCGCGCTTGTCCTGCTGGTGATCGCCTGTCCCTGCGCCTTAGTGATCTCCACGCCCGTGTCCATTGTCGCGGCGCTCGCTTCGTCGGCTCGTGCCGGCGTGCTGGTCAAGGGCGGGGCCTATCTCGAGCTCCCCGCCCGGCTGAAAGCGATAGCCATGGACAAGACAGGAACGATCACGCGCGGCGAGCCGGAGGTCGTCCGTGTGGTGCCGTTCGGAACGCATACGGACGCTGAATTGTTGGCGCGTGCGGCGGCGCTCGAGGCCCGTTCCACGCACCCGCTGGCGCGCGCCATTTTGCACAAGGCGCAAGAGCGGATGGACGTCATCGCGCCAGCGACGGAAGTCCAGGCGCTCAAAGGAAAGGGCCTGACAGGTATGTTTGACGGCGAGCCGTTCTGGCTCGGCTCCCATCGTTATGTCGTCGAGCGCGGCCAGGATACGCCCCAGTCTGCAGAACTGGCGGAAGCATTGGAGGGGGATGGCAACACCGTGATCGTTGTCGGCAATGCGAGGCATGTCTGCGGACTCATCGCCGTGGCCGACACAATTCGGCCCGAGGCGGGCGAAATGGTCCGGCAGCTGCATGCCGCCGGCATCTTGCATATCGTCATGCTAACGGGAGACAACCGGGTCACCGCCGAAGCTATTGCGCGTGAAGTTGGCGTCGACGAGGTATATGCGGAATTGTTGCCAGAGGACAAAGTTAAGAAGATTGACGAACTGGTAGGACGTTATGGCGTCGTCGCAATGGTTGGCGATGGCGTAAATGATGCGCCGGCGCTAGCACGCGCCAGTCTCGGCATCGCCATGGGCGCGATTGGCTCCGACGCCGCGATCGAAACAGCCGACGTCGCGCTGATGACTGACGACATCTCGAAGTTGCCCTGGCTGGTTCGTCACGCGAAGCGGACACTTGCTATTATCCGGCAGAACATTGCCTTCTCGCTCGGCGTCAAGGCGCTCTTCATGGCGCTCACTTTCGCCGGCTTGGCCACCCTTTGGGGCGCCATCGCCGCCGACGTCGGCGCGTCGCTAGTGGTCATCGCCAACGCGCTGCGGCTCTTGCGGCCGGCTCGTGTCCGTGACGCAGGCTCACGTCCGTGA
- a CDS encoding cation diffusion facilitator family transporter: MEAGHTHRAAMPSGSAAGRHKRALVSALALAVPFMAVEVIGSLWTGSLALLADAAHMLTDAGGLALALFAIRFAERPATPQNTYGYVRMEVLSALTNAVVLLLLTTYILYEAYQRFLNPPEILGAPMLGVAVVGLAVNLISMKLLSAGSSESLNVKGAYFEVLSDMLGSLGVIIAAVIVMFTGWPLADPIIGAGIGLFIIPRTWILLKQAVHILMEGTPPNVDIALLERKLVEIAGVTAVHDLHVWTITSGIDAMSCHLVVTDMAQARAVLLAASSAMKNEFRITHATIQIEDQPLQEAEGELKL; the protein is encoded by the coding sequence ATGGAGGCGGGACATACGCACAGAGCGGCAATGCCATCGGGAAGCGCCGCGGGGCGGCATAAACGAGCGCTCGTCAGCGCTCTCGCTCTCGCCGTGCCGTTCATGGCGGTCGAGGTGATTGGCAGTTTGTGGACCGGCAGCCTCGCGCTGCTCGCGGATGCGGCGCATATGCTGACCGATGCTGGCGGCTTGGCTCTTGCGCTATTCGCCATTCGCTTTGCCGAACGTCCGGCGACGCCTCAGAACACTTATGGCTACGTCCGGATGGAGGTTTTATCAGCCCTTACAAACGCCGTGGTCCTCTTGCTGCTGACCACCTACATTTTATACGAAGCTTATCAGCGTTTCCTGAACCCCCCTGAAATTCTAGGCGCCCCAATGCTAGGAGTGGCCGTTGTCGGCCTTGCGGTCAATTTAATTAGCATGAAGCTCCTTTCCGCCGGCTCGTCGGAAAGCCTCAACGTAAAAGGGGCATATTTTGAAGTCCTGAGCGACATGCTTGGTTCGCTCGGAGTCATTATCGCCGCGGTGATTGTCATGTTTACGGGCTGGCCTCTAGCCGATCCAATCATCGGAGCGGGCATTGGGCTCTTCATCATTCCCCGCACCTGGATCTTGTTGAAACAGGCGGTCCATATTTTGATGGAGGGCACGCCGCCTAATGTCGACATTGCGCTGCTTGAGCGAAAGCTCGTGGAAATTGCAGGCGTCACCGCCGTCCACGATCTGCATGTCTGGACGATCACCTCCGGCATAGACGCGATGAGCTGTCATCTCGTAGTGACTGACATGGCGCAGGCAAGAGCGGTGCTTCTCGCGGCCAGCAGCGCGATGAAGAACGAATTTCGCATAACGCACGCGACGATCCAAATCGAGGATCAGCCTCTGCAAGAGGCCGAAGGCGAATTGAAGCTGTAG
- the mgtA gene encoding magnesium-translocating P-type ATPase: protein MHFRQVRKARRFTAAQPTSARDEYLATISRLQPEEVYAKTESHLEGLSQAAADERLQKFGPNLVAREAKPTVVQELWNRAKNPLNALLLTLATVSYFLGDIRAAIVIASMVVLAIATAFIQEHRSNEAAAQLRAMVHTTASVRRAPGERDNPFSEIPIEKLVPGDIVRLSAGDIIPGDLRLLESKDLFVNQAALTGEAMPAEKHAQASKEDHDDPFDLLNLCFMGANVVSGFAVGVILRTGPRTFFGQLAHQIAGQRVPTAFDQGVNRFTWLMICFILVMVPTVFLINGLTKHDWLEALLFAVAVAVGLTPEMLPMIVTVNLAKGAIAMSHKKVIVKRLNAIQNFGAMDVLCTDKTGTLTQDRIILKRHLDIYGNDSDRVLEFAYLNSHFQSGLKNLLDIAVLEHAEIEERLRPQHSFTKIDEIPFDFERRRLSVVVQRDDGQHLLICKGAVEEIFAAATRFETANACGALDPSHLEAAKRETAELNADGFRVVAVAYKEMPPTQIVYTVADENDLTLLGYIAFLDPPKESAAEAIADLARAGVSVKILTGDNEIITRKICKDVGLKVDRIVLGSEVELMSDEALSKVAKTTIVFAKMSPPQKAKVIEALHRGGHVVGYLGDGINDGPALKTADVGISVDTAVDIAKESADIILLEKNLLVLDEGVMEGRRTFANITKYIKMGASSNFGNMFSVLGASIFLPFLPMAPIQVLTNNLLYDFSQTTIPTDNVDEEYLASPRKWDISNIFKFMLFIGPISSIFDYVTYGVMIFVFNAWNNPPLFQTGWFVESLLTQTLIIHIIRTARIPFVQSRASAALITTTIVICAVGILLPFTWVGSVLGFTPLPALYWPLVAATLLTYAVLTHLVKVWFIGRWGI, encoded by the coding sequence ATGCACTTCCGGCAGGTCAGAAAGGCTCGTCGTTTCACGGCTGCTCAGCCCACCAGCGCACGCGACGAATATCTTGCGACAATCAGTCGGCTCCAACCTGAGGAAGTCTACGCAAAGACGGAATCCCATCTTGAAGGCCTATCCCAGGCGGCGGCCGACGAGCGCCTACAGAAATTTGGTCCCAATCTCGTCGCTCGCGAAGCCAAACCAACTGTCGTCCAAGAATTGTGGAACCGCGCTAAGAATCCGCTCAACGCGTTGCTGCTGACGCTGGCGACCGTTTCCTATTTTTTGGGGGACATTCGCGCCGCCATCGTCATCGCCTCGATGGTGGTGCTTGCGATCGCGACCGCCTTTATCCAGGAACACAGATCGAATGAAGCGGCGGCGCAGCTGCGGGCGATGGTTCATACCACCGCGAGCGTTAGACGAGCTCCGGGCGAAAGGGACAACCCCTTCTCGGAAATCCCGATCGAGAAACTCGTGCCCGGCGATATTGTGCGGTTGTCCGCTGGCGACATCATTCCCGGCGATCTGCGTCTCCTCGAATCCAAGGATCTTTTCGTCAACCAGGCGGCGCTTACCGGCGAGGCAATGCCGGCCGAAAAGCATGCGCAAGCGAGCAAGGAGGATCACGACGATCCGTTCGATTTGTTGAACCTGTGCTTTATGGGCGCCAATGTCGTATCGGGTTTTGCGGTAGGCGTAATTCTTCGAACAGGTCCAAGAACGTTTTTTGGCCAGCTCGCTCATCAGATCGCTGGGCAACGCGTTCCGACCGCATTCGATCAAGGCGTCAACAGATTCACCTGGTTGATGATTTGCTTTATTCTGGTGATGGTTCCAACCGTCTTTCTCATAAATGGCCTGACAAAACACGATTGGCTGGAAGCGCTTCTCTTCGCGGTGGCGGTCGCCGTCGGCCTTACGCCGGAGATGCTGCCCATGATCGTGACGGTGAATCTCGCCAAAGGCGCTATCGCCATGTCGCACAAAAAGGTGATCGTGAAGCGCCTCAACGCCATCCAGAATTTCGGCGCTATGGATGTTCTATGCACCGACAAAACCGGGACGTTGACCCAGGACCGCATTATATTGAAGCGTCATCTTGATATTTACGGGAATGACTCCGACCGCGTTCTGGAATTCGCTTATCTCAACAGCCATTTCCAATCCGGGCTGAAAAACCTTCTCGACATTGCCGTGCTTGAGCATGCGGAAATTGAGGAACGTCTGCGTCCCCAACATAGTTTTACGAAGATCGATGAGATCCCATTCGATTTTGAGCGCCGTCGGCTTTCGGTCGTCGTGCAGCGTGACGATGGTCAGCACCTCTTGATCTGCAAGGGCGCAGTCGAGGAAATTTTCGCCGCCGCAACGCGCTTTGAGACCGCCAACGCCTGCGGCGCGCTCGACCCATCGCATCTCGAGGCCGCAAAACGCGAAACAGCCGAACTCAACGCCGACGGATTCCGCGTCGTCGCCGTCGCCTACAAGGAGATGCCGCCAACGCAAATTGTCTACACAGTCGCCGACGAGAATGATCTGACGCTACTCGGCTATATTGCCTTTCTCGACCCGCCGAAGGAGAGCGCGGCGGAAGCGATCGCGGATCTCGCCAGGGCGGGCGTTTCCGTCAAGATTCTCACCGGTGACAATGAGATTATCACCCGCAAGATATGCAAGGACGTCGGCCTCAAAGTCGATCGCATCGTGCTCGGGTCGGAGGTCGAACTCATGAGCGACGAAGCGTTATCGAAGGTCGCCAAAACGACGATCGTCTTCGCGAAAATGTCGCCGCCGCAGAAAGCCAAAGTGATCGAAGCCCTGCACCGCGGCGGACATGTCGTCGGCTATCTTGGCGACGGCATCAACGACGGGCCAGCGTTGAAAACCGCCGATGTCGGCATTTCCGTTGATACTGCCGTCGACATCGCCAAGGAATCGGCGGACATCATCCTGCTCGAAAAAAATCTCCTTGTCCTTGACGAAGGAGTCATGGAGGGCCGCCGAACCTTTGCGAATATCACGAAATACATCAAGATGGGCGCGAGCTCCAATTTCGGAAACATGTTTAGCGTGCTTGGAGCGAGCATATTCCTGCCGTTTCTTCCGATGGCGCCTATCCAGGTTCTGACCAACAATCTGCTCTATGACTTTTCGCAAACGACAATACCGACCGACAACGTCGACGAGGAATATCTGGCGTCGCCGCGAAAATGGGACATCAGCAACATTTTCAAATTCATGCTGTTTATCGGCCCGATCAGCTCCATATTCGACTATGTCACCTACGGAGTAATGATTTTTGTTTTCAATGCCTGGAATAATCCGCCACTGTTCCAAACCGGATGGTTTGTCGAGTCCCTTCTGACGCAAACGCTGATCATCCACATCATCAGGACCGCACGAATCCCATTCGTGCAGAGCCGCGCGAGCGCGGCGCTCATCACGACGACTATCGTCATCTGTGCTGTCGGGATTCTCCTGCCTTTTACCTGGGTAGGATCGGTGCTCGGCTTCACGCCGCTGCCCGCGCTCTACTGGCCGCTGGTCGCAGCCACGCTGCTGACATACGCGGTGCTCACCCATCTTGTGAAAGTTTGGTTCATAGGCAGATGGGGGATTTGA
- a CDS encoding HAD-IC family P-type ATPase gives MNPQIMSFMDANGLTSQDAERLLSQFGRNEVVEREKPFPLKIAAELWQPVPWMLEAAIILQIAIGERLEAAVIAALLLFNVALSYFQQDKAQAALSILKSRLSVRATVKRDGVWKEIPAPELVPGDIVKLELGSLVPADARIIEGSVLLDQSMLTGESAPVEVGAGAVAYSGAIGRRGEAVAEVVATGARSYYGKTAELVRVAGAKSAQQEAVLGVVRNLAVFNGAVTVFLIAYGHSLSMSPGRLVALALTAVLASIPVALPATFTLAAALGAQALARKGVLLTRLDAVHEAAMVDVVCADKTGTLTSNQLGVAAVKSLSEAFEEADVLRLAALASSAAGFDPVDAAIRIAAPQNGVNSLPPLQVRSFTPFDPATKLAEAIVADEAGRESRIVKGAPIAVGRLSPFDSRAEQDIDVLSRSAGRVIAVALGPRGAEKLVGLIALSDPPRPESKPLIAALRAEGVKTVMVTGDAAATASSVGHAVGLTGPVCPAAKISENANPEDYAIYASVFPEDKFKLVQAFQHRGHIVGMCGDGANDAPALRQAQMGVAVSTATDVAKSAASIVLTEPGLKGIVAAIEEGRAAFQRILTYTLNALVKKFLLVPFLGIGLLATGHAIVTPMQMALLLITGDFLTMAIATDRATPSSQPDAWRLGPITGAAGSFAFAGLLFLSAIMLVGERVLGLSIDELRTVAFLSLVFFGQATVYILRERQRLWSSAPSGWLLASSSFNIAIAIVLALAGWLMAPLPAWIVGELFLATLLFAFFLDLLKSFVFASVGFLAGAEAEAKRKLAPWILPSGATVLIVLVAAAAGLWPLPFGPPQHVAESTRPARAAQFATLQGKVEAARERFVVAQSEGTIGALRCHAGERVEEGQLCAMIVSDPYWRAFKRLETAERNRNNEERLLTSLGSGRGGRYARSTALRRRLLLARAHERQDEIERLHAALREEEKRAKPIEIRAPFDVIVIASYASTGKRIAPFAPLFLFTRESPDVAVQLEAPQDELKRFRVGDAAKIVSEAAPGRVLNGKIAEIIGREAAGDGASLSGRVIVEAPKSDGSFSVGSTVTAKIEIVREDAPADAATPLLPRSGSRGPQ, from the coding sequence GTGAATCCTCAAATTATGAGTTTCATGGACGCTAATGGCCTTACCTCGCAGGATGCGGAACGACTTCTGTCGCAATTTGGCAGAAATGAAGTCGTCGAGCGCGAGAAGCCCTTCCCGCTCAAGATCGCCGCCGAGCTATGGCAGCCCGTTCCATGGATGCTTGAAGCCGCGATCATTTTGCAGATCGCCATTGGCGAGCGGCTGGAGGCCGCAGTCATCGCGGCGCTTCTGCTCTTTAACGTCGCGCTGAGCTATTTTCAGCAAGACAAAGCGCAGGCCGCGCTCTCCATTTTGAAGTCAAGGCTTTCCGTCCGGGCGACGGTGAAGCGCGACGGCGTCTGGAAGGAAATTCCCGCGCCGGAGCTTGTGCCGGGAGACATTGTGAAACTCGAGCTCGGGTCCCTCGTTCCTGCTGACGCGCGCATTATTGAAGGATCGGTCCTCCTCGATCAATCCATGCTAACTGGCGAGTCGGCGCCCGTAGAAGTCGGCGCCGGCGCGGTGGCCTACTCTGGCGCCATTGGGCGGCGAGGAGAAGCAGTCGCCGAGGTCGTCGCCACCGGCGCCCGGTCCTACTATGGCAAGACTGCGGAGCTCGTGAGAGTCGCTGGCGCGAAAAGCGCGCAACAGGAGGCCGTTCTCGGCGTCGTGCGCAATCTCGCGGTGTTCAACGGCGCCGTTACGGTGTTCCTGATCGCTTACGGACATAGTCTTTCGATGTCCCCGGGGCGTCTCGTCGCCCTGGCGCTGACGGCGGTGCTCGCGTCCATTCCCGTAGCCCTTCCCGCGACCTTCACACTCGCAGCCGCGCTTGGCGCGCAGGCGCTCGCCCGGAAAGGCGTGCTGCTCACAAGGCTCGACGCAGTGCATGAGGCGGCGATGGTCGACGTGGTCTGCGCGGACAAGACCGGCACGCTGACGTCCAACCAGCTCGGCGTCGCGGCAGTGAAATCGCTGTCGGAGGCGTTCGAGGAAGCGGACGTTCTTCGCCTCGCGGCGCTCGCAAGTTCCGCCGCCGGTTTCGATCCCGTAGACGCAGCCATCCGCATCGCGGCCCCACAAAATGGCGTAAACAGCTTGCCGCCGCTGCAGGTCCGCAGCTTTACGCCATTCGATCCGGCGACGAAGCTCGCCGAGGCCATCGTCGCGGATGAAGCAGGCAGGGAAAGCCGCATCGTTAAAGGGGCGCCCATTGCGGTCGGCCGACTGTCGCCTTTCGACTCCCGGGCCGAACAGGACATCGACGTCCTGAGTCGTTCCGCCGGCCGCGTCATCGCCGTGGCCCTCGGTCCGCGTGGGGCTGAGAAGCTCGTGGGGCTGATTGCTCTGAGCGACCCGCCGCGGCCGGAATCGAAACCACTCATCGCCGCATTGCGGGCGGAGGGCGTAAAGACCGTCATGGTGACGGGCGACGCGGCGGCGACGGCTTCGTCGGTTGGCCACGCCGTCGGTCTCACGGGCCCCGTATGTCCTGCGGCGAAAATTTCCGAGAATGCGAATCCCGAGGATTACGCCATTTACGCAAGCGTGTTTCCAGAAGACAAATTCAAGTTGGTGCAAGCGTTCCAGCACCGGGGGCACATTGTCGGCATGTGCGGGGACGGCGCCAATGACGCACCAGCTCTGCGCCAAGCGCAGATGGGCGTCGCCGTCTCCACGGCGACGGACGTCGCGAAATCCGCCGCCAGCATTGTCCTCACCGAGCCCGGTCTCAAGGGAATCGTCGCGGCGATCGAGGAGGGGCGCGCCGCCTTTCAACGCATTCTGACCTATACATTGAATGCGCTCGTCAAGAAATTCCTGCTCGTCCCCTTTCTTGGCATCGGCCTGCTGGCGACGGGCCACGCGATTGTGACGCCGATGCAAATGGCGCTGCTGCTCATCACCGGCGACTTTCTGACCATGGCCATCGCCACGGACCGGGCGACGCCTTCCTCGCAACCCGACGCCTGGCGGCTCGGCCCGATCACCGGCGCGGCAGGATCGTTTGCCTTTGCGGGGCTGCTGTTTCTTTCGGCGATCATGCTCGTCGGCGAGCGGGTGCTCGGCTTGAGCATCGACGAACTGCGCACCGTCGCCTTTCTTTCCCTCGTTTTTTTCGGTCAGGCGACCGTTTACATTCTGCGTGAGCGCCAGCGTCTTTGGAGCTCGGCCCCCTCCGGATGGCTGTTAGCCTCTTCGTCGTTCAATATCGCAATCGCCATTGTGCTGGCGCTCGCTGGATGGCTGATGGCGCCGCTGCCCGCCTGGATCGTCGGAGAATTGTTTCTCGCGACGCTCCTTTTCGCTTTCTTTCTCGATCTGCTGAAATCATTCGTTTTTGCAAGCGTCGGCTTCTTAGCCGGCGCCGAAGCCGAGGCGAAGCGCAAGCTTGCTCCCTGGATACTTCCCTCCGGCGCCACCGTCCTGATCGTGCTCGTCGCTGCAGCGGCGGGGCTCTGGCCTTTGCCATTTGGACCGCCGCAACACGTCGCGGAAAGCACGCGGCCTGCTCGCGCTGCGCAATTCGCGACCCTCCAAGGCAAAGTCGAGGCGGCGCGCGAGCGATTCGTCGTCGCGCAAAGCGAGGGAACGATCGGCGCGCTGAGGTGCCACGCGGGCGAAAGAGTTGAGGAAGGACAACTCTGCGCCATGATCGTTAGTGATCCCTATTGGCGCGCGTTTAAAAGGCTCGAAACTGCGGAGCGCAATCGCAACAATGAGGAACGGCTACTGACTTCACTGGGTTCTGGACGCGGCGGACGTTATGCGCGCTCAACTGCGCTGCGGCGCAGGCTGCTGCTGGCCCGGGCGCACGAGCGGCAGGACGAAATTGAAAGGCTGCACGCAGCCTTGCGGGAAGAGGAGAAACGCGCGAAGCCGATCGAAATCCGCGCGCCGTTCGACGTAATCGTTATTGCAAGCTATGCATCGACCGGAAAAAGGATTGCGCCATTCGCGCCGCTGTTTCTCTTCACTCGGGAATCACCCGACGTCGCGGTTCAACTTGAAGCGCCGCAAGACGAGCTGAAGCGTTTCCGCGTGGGGGATGCGGCGAAAATCGTCTCCGAAGCCGCTCCCGGCCGCGTTTTGAACGGCAAGATCGCGGAAATTATTGGCCGCGAAGCAGCCGGAGACGGCGCCTCGCTCTCGGGGCGAGTGATCGTCGAAGCGCCAAAGAGCGACGGTAGCTTCAGCGTCGGCTCGACCGTTACGGCGAAGATCGAGATCGTGCGCGAAGACGCGCCCGCCGACGCCGCGACGCCCCTTTTGCCGCGCTCAGGATCTAGAGGCCCGCAGTGA
- a CDS encoding bile acid:sodium symporter family protein, which translates to MYKQQFRSTHIISTAQHVIHKYFIWVIITSYIIAAIYPSLGVHVRSIEVGSIDIWRTKITFSLPPAMLAFLLFNAGLGVRTRELASLLRNPSLLLGGALGNLFVPLAFVIGVSITMKLWHNSDETQQILTGLALVAAMPIAGASTAWAQNANGNLAVSLGLILLTTLCSPVLTPIVLHSVGFVTTGDYSEDLHELAANGAGGFLAAWVISPSLFGMLTRWILGEKRAALISPYLKLCNFGVLALLNYSNASISLPGVVSQTDPDFVVIMLIVVILLCFVMFGAGYLVSRAFGADRAGTASLMFGLGMNNNGAGLVLASMTLSDHPGVMLPIIFYNLIQHFVASLVDKALSRRAAES; encoded by the coding sequence GTGTACAAACAGCAATTCCGCTCAACTCACATAATTTCAACGGCTCAACATGTAATTCATAAATATTTTATATGGGTAATTATTACATCATACATTATAGCTGCGATTTACCCAAGTCTAGGAGTTCACGTACGTAGCATAGAGGTAGGAAGCATTGATATATGGCGAACAAAGATCACCTTCTCGTTGCCACCCGCGATGCTTGCGTTTTTGTTGTTTAACGCGGGCTTGGGTGTGAGGACAAGGGAACTGGCCAGTCTGCTGCGCAATCCGTCCCTTCTTCTGGGCGGAGCGCTAGGAAATCTCTTCGTGCCCCTCGCCTTCGTCATCGGCGTTAGCATCACGATGAAGCTTTGGCACAATTCGGACGAGACTCAGCAAATCCTTACCGGACTGGCCTTGGTTGCGGCAATGCCGATCGCTGGAGCGTCGACCGCCTGGGCGCAAAACGCCAACGGCAATCTTGCAGTGAGCCTGGGTCTGATCCTGCTCACCACGCTCTGCAGCCCGGTTCTCACGCCGATCGTGCTTCACTCTGTCGGCTTTGTAACGACGGGCGACTATTCCGAAGATTTACATGAACTCGCGGCGAACGGCGCTGGAGGCTTCCTGGCGGCATGGGTCATCTCGCCCTCCTTGTTCGGCATGCTGACGCGTTGGATTTTGGGAGAAAAACGCGCGGCGCTGATTTCGCCTTATCTGAAACTGTGCAATTTTGGCGTTCTGGCGCTGCTCAATTATTCCAACGCCTCGATCAGCCTGCCGGGCGTTGTGTCTCAGACCGATCCCGATTTCGTCGTGATTATGCTGATCGTCGTGATTCTGTTGTGTTTCGTGATGTTCGGGGCCGGCTATCTGGTGTCGCGCGCCTTCGGGGCCGATCGCGCCGGCACGGCGTCGCTGATGTTCGGCCTTGGCATGAACAACAATGGGGCGGGCCTCGTGCTCGCGTCTATGACGCTATCCGATCACCCCGGCGTCATGCTGCCGATTATCTTTTACAACCTCATCCAACACTTCGTGGCGTCGCTGGTCGATAAGGCTCTTTCTCGCCGTGCGGCTGAAAGCTGA